CCCGCACGCCGGACAGCCCGCCGCGGTAGCGGCCGAACGGGGTGCGGGCGGCGTCGAGGACCAGGGGCCGTGGCATGGGCCCATCGTGGCACCGGTCGCCGTCACCGGCCGATGAAGAAGTGCACGAACGCCGAGGTCGAGCGGGTGTCACCCGAGGTGCCGAACAACCGCACCTCGATCAGGTGAGGCCCGGCGGTGAACCCGGAGGTGTTCAGCGCGAACCGGTACCGCCCGGCCACGCCCGGCCCGGCCCGGTCGGTCGGCAGGGCCGCGACCCGGTCGCCGTCCACCCGCAGGGTGAACCCGGCCAGCCCGGCCAGCGGCACGCCCGGCCGACCGCTCAGCAGCACGTCGAACACCAGCCGCCCGGGCGGCACCGCCGCGCCCTGGGGCACGGCCAGCCCGCCGGCGTCCAGCACCGTCCCGTCGATCCGCGCCAGCTCCGGCTCCACCGGCACGACGGCGTCCGGCCGCGCCGCCGGGCCGGGCGTGCCGGTCAGCTCCAGGTCCACGTGCGTCACCTGCACCCGCAGCCCGGTCAGCAGCGTCACCGCGAGCTTCGGCGAGGCCACCCGCAGCGCCTCGACCGGCAGGTCGGCCACCACCGGGTAGGCCGCGCCCGGCCGCCACGGCGCCCCCGGCACGGCCGCCCGCAGCGGCACCCGCACGCCCGCGACCGACACCTCCAGCGCGGGCGCCCCGGGTGACGCGTCGCTGTGCAGCAGCGCCATCCGCAGCTGCCCGCCGGTCACCCCGGGCAGCGCCGCCCACGACCGGTCCGGCGGCGGCCGGTCCGCCACCGAGACCTCCACCTCGGGGCCGGGCACCAGCGGCGGCGGCGAGGCGGGCGCCGAGTCGAGCGCGACCAGGCTGAACGCGGCGCGCTGCGCGGTCGGCCCGGACACCGACACCAGCGCGGTCGCCTCCGCCCACCGCGGCACGGCCGGGCTGGTCGCCACCAGCCCGCCGTCGAACAGCACCCGCGCCCCGTCGCGCCGCAGCACCAGCTCCCACCGGTGGCTCAGGCCCGGGTCGAGGCGCGGCACCTCGCGCACCGGCTCGGTCGGCGCGCCGTCCGCGGTCTGCACCCGCACCGACGTCGACCCGTTGCCGGTGGCCACCAGCAGCCGCACCGAGCCCGGCGGCAGGCCGTCCCCGCCGCCCACCGACACCGGTCCGGGCACGAGGTCGAGCGCCAGCTCGCCGTCCGAGCCGGGCGCGTCGGTCTCCACCGCGAACCGGCCCAGCTCGTCGCCGTCGCGCGGCACGAACGGGGTGCGCGACCGCAGCGTGGTCGGCGCCGCCGCGCAGTTGCCGGTCAGCACCAGCCGCCTGCCCTCGTCACCGCGGCCGGGCGCGGCCCGCGCGCAGTTCGGCCGGGACGCCGTCCGCCACCGCAGCGGGTCGGGCGCGTCGTCCCGGTCGAACCGGTCGACCAGCGAGTAGCCGTCGACCGCCACGCCGTGCGGGGTGCCGGAGGACTTCGCGGGCGCCGACCGCTGCCCGAACGCGTCCACCGCGTACACCTCGACGTCGTAGGCCCGCTCGTCCTCCAGCCCGTCGAGCTGGACGGCGGTGTCCGTGACCAGCTTCGAGCGGTCGGCGCCCCAGCGCACCTCGTAGCCGGGCGCCTCGCCCCGCCAGCGCAGCTGCAGCCGCCGGGGCCCGGACGTCACGGCCAGGTCCCGCGGCGCCTCGGGCGGCGCGCCCGCGGTCGGCACCAGCACGCCCTCGGCGGCGAACGGCGCGAGCGACGTGGGCGCCGCCGCGGAGGTGGGGGTGGCGCTGCTCGGCTCGCCGACGCCCGCGGTCCGCAGGACCCACACGACACCGCCGAACAGCACCGCACCCGCGGCGATCAGCGCGATCCGGCGACGGTCCATGGCGTCAAGCTAGGTGGCGCGGTGACGGCGGTCACTACGTCGTTGCGGAGCCGAGACCTACAGCGGCCGGATCTGGAACTCGTGCTCGGCCGACCGCACGTCCCGGCGCTGGTCCGCCGGGAGCACCCGGGCGGTGAGCCGGTGCCCGCCGGTGGGCACGCCTGCCGTGTCCAGGGTGAACTCGTGGCGCCCTCCCGCGGCCCCGCCGGCGGGCAGGGCGGCGATCCGCTCGCCGTCCAGCAGCAGCTCCAGGCCCCGCACCGGGGCGATCTCGCGCGCGTCGCGGTCGGTCAGCTCGACGGCCACCCGCGCCAGGTCGCCGTCGCGCTGGAGGGTGATCCCCGGCTGCGGCACCCCGGGCGGGACCTCCGGCAGGTCGACGAGCCGGGGCGGGGGGCGGCGCGCGTCCGGGACGTCGGTGACCACCAGGCGCGAGTCGTACACGAACAGGTCGCCCTCGCCGCGGACCCGCACCGGCAGGGCGCCCTCCGGCGCGGGCAGCGGGAAGTCGGCCACCAGCAGGGAGGTGCGAGGGCCCAGCGGGACCAGCGCCGCGGGCGCGGACCGGGCGCCCAGCTCCGCGGTGACCGGCGCGCCGGGCTCGGCGATCACCACCGCGACCACGCGCGCCGACGTCCCGCCCGCCACCGAGCGGGGGTCCACCTCGCCCAGGGACGTGCCGCGGTTCGTGCCGGGGCTGCGGTCCAGCGGCACCACCCGGGCGGGCTCGGGCTCCGCCGGTGCGCCGCCGGTGCCGAACGAGTCCAGCAGGGTGCCGCCTGCCTCGCGCAGCGCCAGCCGTGGCCGCGCCACCCGCCACGGCACCGCGACCGGTGCGGCGGCCACCACCTCGCCGTCGCGCAGCGCCAGCACCGCGTCCGGCCGGACCCGCAGCTCCCAGCGGTGCCGGACACCCGGCCGGGGCGGGGTGGACGTGCCGGCGACGGGGACCTGGGCCTGCGTGGCGGGCACCCCCGGGCCGATGTCGAAGCGCGCGCCTTGCGGCGTGATGCGCAGCAGGACCGCGCCCGGCGGCACGTGCTCGTCGAGCCGGGGCAGGTCCTGGAACGGCTCGGGCAGCAGCGCGACGACCAGCTCGCCCTGCGCACCCGCCGGGCCGTCGGTGGTCAGCACGACCCGGCCCACCGCGCCGTCGGCGCCGGGTTCGCCCGGGGACATCGGCACGTTCGACTGGAGGTCCACCGACCGGCAGGTGACCTCCACCCGCTCACCGCTGAACGGGCGCAGGCCCAGGCAGTCGTCGTCCAGGACCCGCCAGCGGTGCCCGGTCAGCGCCGCCGGGCCGTCGAACACGTCGACCGGCGGGAACAGCCCCTCCAGCCAGGACTCGTCGAACGCCAGCCGGGGCACGGCGGTCGCGGTGGCCGGCGCGGACCGGGCGCCCAGGGCGCCGACCGCGCGCACCTCCACGGTGACCTCGGCGTTCACGTCGAGGTCGGTCAGCTCGGTCTCGGTGCCCTGGACCAGGCGGGTGCGGTCCTGCCAGCGCACCTCGAAACCGCCGTACCCGATGCCGCCGCCGGCCTCCCAGGACGCGCGCAGGCTGGTGCGGTCCAGGGCGGTCAGCACCAGGTCGGTGGGCGGGCGCGGCTCCCGGGTGTCCGCGACGTAGGCGACCCGCTCGTCGAGGAAGCGCTCGAAGCCGCCGGGCGACGGGGGAGGAGCGGACTCGTTGCGCAGCACCACGACCGCGCCGCCGAGCAGCACCAGGCCGCCGACCAGGGCGAGGAGCCGGCGTCGTGCCACCCCCCGACCCTACGGGGTGCGCGCGAGCGCGGTCGAGCCGTTCAGCGCGACGACGCGGCCGCCGCGGGAGCCGAGGTCGCGCAGCGCGCGCAGGGCACCGGGGGAGGTCAGGTCGACGGTGGTGTCGGTGAGGTCGGGGCGGCGCTCCAGCTCCAGGCGGGCGGCGTGCCCGGCCTCGACGGTCTTGGCCAGGCCGCCGGTCGAGGCGAGCGACCCGCGCGCCGCGCCCAGCCGGCCCAGCGCGTCGTCCACCGCGTCCAGCAGCGCGGCCCGGTTGCCCTCGCACATCGCCAGGACCAGCTCGGGGCGGCTGCCCGCGACGCGCGTGCCGTCGCCGAACGAGCCCGCGGCCAGCGCGAGGGCCAGCGGGCCGCCGTCCGCGCCGACGCTGGCCAGCACGGCGGCGAGCACGTGCGGCAGGTGGGAGATGCGGGCCACCGCGGCGTCGTGCTCGGCGGCGGTGGTGGGCACGACGTGCGCGCCGGCGGCGAGGGCCAGGCCGAC
This portion of the Saccharothrix syringae genome encodes:
- a CDS encoding prephenate dehydrogenase gives rise to the protein MRSVCVVGLGLIGGSVLRAAAAAGHVTWGATASEDDARAAARDGYDVVDLAAALERAVVQDALVVVAVPLPAVENVLRALPEGVRLTDVVSVKGPVADLVARVAPHARYVGGHPMAGTSRSGWDAGRADLFRDAAWVVTAEDGTDLDVLSDVVGLALAAGAHVVPTTAAEHDAAVARISHLPHVLAAVLASVGADGGPLALALAAGSFGDGTRVAGSRPELVLAMCEGNRAALLDAVDDALGRLGAARGSLASTGGLAKTVEAGHAARLELERRPDLTDTTVDLTSPGALRALRDLGSRGGRVVALNGSTALARTP
- a CDS encoding fibronectin type III domain-containing protein → MDRRRIALIAAGAVLFGGVVWVLRTAGVGEPSSATPTSAAAPTSLAPFAAEGVLVPTAGAPPEAPRDLAVTSGPRRLQLRWRGEAPGYEVRWGADRSKLVTDTAVQLDGLEDERAYDVEVYAVDAFGQRSAPAKSSGTPHGVAVDGYSLVDRFDRDDAPDPLRWRTASRPNCARAAPGRGDEGRRLVLTGNCAAAPTTLRSRTPFVPRDGDELGRFAVETDAPGSDGELALDLVPGPVSVGGGDGLPPGSVRLLVATGNGSTSVRVQTADGAPTEPVREVPRLDPGLSHRWELVLRRDGARVLFDGGLVATSPAVPRWAEATALVSVSGPTAQRAAFSLVALDSAPASPPPLVPGPEVEVSVADRPPPDRSWAALPGVTGGQLRMALLHSDASPGAPALEVSVAGVRVPLRAAVPGAPWRPGAAYPVVADLPVEALRVASPKLAVTLLTGLRVQVTHVDLELTGTPGPAARPDAVVPVEPELARIDGTVLDAGGLAVPQGAAVPPGRLVFDVLLSGRPGVPLAGLAGFTLRVDGDRVAALPTDRAGPGVAGRYRFALNTSGFTAGPHLIEVRLFGTSGDTRSTSAFVHFFIGR
- a CDS encoding fibronectin type III domain-containing protein, whose amino-acid sequence is MARRRLLALVGGLVLLGGAVVVLRNESAPPPSPGGFERFLDERVAYVADTREPRPPTDLVLTALDRTSLRASWEAGGGIGYGGFEVRWQDRTRLVQGTETELTDLDVNAEVTVEVRAVGALGARSAPATATAVPRLAFDESWLEGLFPPVDVFDGPAALTGHRWRVLDDDCLGLRPFSGERVEVTCRSVDLQSNVPMSPGEPGADGAVGRVVLTTDGPAGAQGELVVALLPEPFQDLPRLDEHVPPGAVLLRITPQGARFDIGPGVPATQAQVPVAGTSTPPRPGVRHRWELRVRPDAVLALRDGEVVAAAPVAVPWRVARPRLALREAGGTLLDSFGTGGAPAEPEPARVVPLDRSPGTNRGTSLGEVDPRSVAGGTSARVVAVVIAEPGAPVTAELGARSAPAALVPLGPRTSLLVADFPLPAPEGALPVRVRGEGDLFVYDSRLVVTDVPDARRPPPRLVDLPEVPPGVPQPGITLQRDGDLARVAVELTDRDAREIAPVRGLELLLDGERIAALPAGGAAGGRHEFTLDTAGVPTGGHRLTARVLPADQRRDVRSAEHEFQIRPL